The DNA window CTCGGCGCGCGCGTTGTCGCGCACGGCGATCTCCTCGTCGGGCCCATGGGTGTGTTCGTCGACGTCGATGGACATCCTCCCGCTCCCTCCCGCTCGCTGACTCCACGGTACGGCAGGGGGAGGAGGCCTGTCAGGAGCCCTGGGGCACGGGGTCTGCGCGCATCACCCGGAGGTCGCCCTTGCCGGAGCGCGCCTCGATCTCGAGGGTGCGCTCGGCGTCGCCCGCTCCGTCGGTCGGGGTCAGCTGCACGTCCCGGTCGCCGAGCCCGGTCGCGAGATCCACCCGCGCGGCGGTGCCGGGAGCCACGCGGATCGTGACGTCACCCAGACCCGTACGGACCGCGAGGTGACCGCTGACCGCCCGGCGCACCTCGACGTCGCCGACACCGGTGGTGACCGACGTTCGGCCGGAGATCTCCTCGAGCACCACATCACCCGGCCCCGTCGTGACCGAGAGCAGTCCCGTCGTCGGACCGACGGCGATGTCGCCGGCACCGGTGGTCAGCCGGGTCTCCTGCTCAGCCCCGCGATGCAGGGTGATGTCGCCGGCTCCGGCGCGCACCTCCACCCGGTCGAGCACGCCGTGCACGCGGACGTCGCCCGCACCGCCATGGACCATCACCCCGGAGCCGTGCGGGACCAGGACCGTGATGTCCAGCGAGCCGGCGAGGCCTCGGACCCCGCGGGTCGCGGACCGCAGTCCGGTCGCCAGCCTGTCGGCCCACGAGGTGCCGTCGTCGTCGCGACCGAGACCTCGCAGCATGCTGCTGACGGAGTCGCCGATCGCGTGCGCCGCATCGGAGGCGGTGTCGATGGACAGCCGGCCGGACTCGAAGCGGACACGCATCTCCCGCACCAGCTCCCGACCGTCCTGACCATGGGGAGTCAGCTCGACCCTCACCGCGGTGCCATGCTCCGCGCGCACGACGATGTCGCCGCGCAGTCCCTGGATCGCGGCGTCGATCGGGCCGGTCGCGGAGAACTCGTGGACGACGGACCCGTCCTCGCGCTCGGAATGGGGTGACGGCTGAGGATGGAGGGAGGGCTCGGGGTGCGGCTCGGGGTGCGGCTCGGACTGCGGGGCGTGATCGGTCATGACGTTCTCCTGGTTTCTCAGAGGTACCAGCCGCTGGTGCGGCCGGCTCCATGGACGGACGCGGTGGGTGCAGGGCGATCGAGGTGGGCGGTGAGGGCGCGGACGAGGTAGGTGTTCAGGCTCAGCGCCTCGTCGGCAGCGGCACGCTCGAGGCGGGACTTGAGCTGCTGCGGGGGCCGGAAGGTGACGCGCGAGGCCGGGGAGTCCGGGTCGCCCTCCGCCGCGGGTGCGGGCGGGACCGGCGGCGCCTCGGGTGCCGGCGGCGGAACCTGGGCGGAGGCGGGGGCCGGCGGGACCACACGCACCTCGAGCTCGCCGCCGAGGAGCGCCAGATCGACCCGTCCCGGGGCGAGATCGGCGGAGACCTCGGCCGCGACCTGGGTGATCGCGTCCTGCAGGGCGAGGCGCAGGGCGGGCTCGAGCGAGATCGAGAGCAGCTGGGCGGCCCGCTGGGTGGAGTCGTCGCCGACGGCCGCGCTCGCGGCGAGCTGCTCCTGGACGGAGCGGGTGAGGGTTCTCAGATCCATGGCTCCATGGTGACGCCATAGTGACGTCACGTCAAGGCCTGGCTGGCGTCAGAGTGGTTCCGTGGCGTCGGAGGCGTTCCGCTCCCCCGCCGTCCCGGCGCGTGGCACCATGCTCTCCGTGATGCAGACGCCCGCGCCCCGTGACCCTCATTCCGTCGACCCCGCCCGAGACGCCGGGAACGCAGGAGACGCCGAGCGCACCGCCTTCTCCGAGGCGTCCGATGCGCTGCAGCGCCACCGCGACCCCTCCCCCGTGTGGGGCGACGAGCGCGAGGCGGTGAGCCTCGCCCTGGAGTGGGCGGCGGCGCATGCCACCGTCGCCACCGACCCGAAGACCACCGCCCGCAGCGCCTCCGCCCTGCACGAGGCCGTGGGCGCGACCATCACCGGCGACGGCATCGGCGCCGCCCGGGCGATGGAGCTGTTCGACGAGGTGCTGCTGCCGGCGACGCGCTCCTCCGAGGACCCGATGAACCTCGCCTACATCCCCGCCGCGCCCACCCGGGCCGCGGTCGCCTTCGACACCGTCGTCTCCGCGGCGAACGTGTTCGGCGGGATCTGGGAGAACGGCGCGGGGGCGATCTTCGCCGAGAACCAGGTGCTGCGCTGGCTGAGCGATCTGCTGGGCTGGCCCGAGGACTCCGCCGGGGTGTTCGTCTCCGGCGGCACCACCGGCAACCTCTCGGCGCTCGCCACCGCCCGCGACCACGCCCTGCGCACCCGCGGCCGACGCCCCGAGGGCGGCTGGGCCCTGGCCTGCGCGTCGACCGCGCACTCCTCGATCTCCTCGGCCGCGCGCCTGCTGGACATGGACGTCGTCACCGTCGCGGTGGACGACCGCGGCCATCTCACCGGCCCTGCCCTCGAGCAGGCCCTCGAGGCCGACCCCCGGATCTGCGCGGTCGTCGCCTCGGGAGGCACCACCAACGCCGGGATCGTCGACGACCTCGGGCCCGTCGTCGAGGCGGCGCACCGGCACGGCGCCTGGGTCCACGTCGACGGCGC is part of the Brachybacterium ginsengisoli genome and encodes:
- a CDS encoding DUF4097 family beta strand repeat-containing protein is translated as MTDHAPQSEPHPEPHPEPSLHPQPSPHSEREDGSVVHEFSATGPIDAAIQGLRGDIVVRAEHGTAVRVELTPHGQDGRELVREMRVRFESGRLSIDTASDAAHAIGDSVSSMLRGLGRDDDGTSWADRLATGLRSATRGVRGLAGSLDITVLVPHGSGVMVHGGAGDVRVHGVLDRVEVRAGAGDITLHRGAEQETRLTTGAGDIAVGPTTGLLSVTTGPGDVVLEEISGRTSVTTGVGDVEVRRAVSGHLAVRTGLGDVTIRVAPGTAARVDLATGLGDRDVQLTPTDGAGDAERTLEIEARSGKGDLRVMRADPVPQGS
- a CDS encoding pyridoxal phosphate-dependent decarboxylase family protein → MQTPAPRDPHSVDPARDAGNAGDAERTAFSEASDALQRHRDPSPVWGDEREAVSLALEWAAAHATVATDPKTTARSASALHEAVGATITGDGIGAARAMELFDEVLLPATRSSEDPMNLAYIPAAPTRAAVAFDTVVSAANVFGGIWENGAGAIFAENQVLRWLSDLLGWPEDSAGVFVSGGTTGNLSALATARDHALRTRGRRPEGGWALACASTAHSSISSAARLLDMDVVTVAVDDRGHLTGPALEQALEADPRICAVVASGGTTNAGIVDDLGPVVEAAHRHGAWVHVDGAYGGAALAAPSARGRFDGIEQADSFIVDPHKWLFAPYDCCALIYRDARPAAAAHSQHAAYLDSIDRGESNPADLAAHLSRRTRGLPLWYSLATHGTDAYAQAVERCLDSARTVARAIQESEHLELLLEPELSVVVFRRPGWTPAAYRRWSQRLAAEGTILCVPTAFQGEVALRLAFVNPSTDPQAVIEVLRSTMLEADGA